The stretch of DNA GGGCTGTATCTCTTTTCAGCTGTAAAGGCAGCATAATGTTGTTTATTTAGGATAGCAGGATAGCAGGATGATGAAAAAACTACTATCTACCGATTTCCACCAATTATGATGGATGCTTGCGGCCTGGGCCTGGGGGAAGAACCCATTAGAGTTTGGTGGGGAAGCAGAGAAAGGGCGCATCCAGGAattgttttttcactttctttaaccaTGTTTTATGACAATAAATAATTTAGCTCATAagaacattcttttttttctttacttctcCAAAGAATTGgagaatcatgttttttttcggccttggtggaggtatggtGTCGCGTAATGGACAAATAACCAGCACAACCAGCTTCCATGTGTGACTTTAGATGAGTAACCGGTTTCTCCTTCAGTTTGCAGTGCACTTGAAAGCGTTTCGAGTGATTAGTGCGGAGCATGTGGCATGGTGAGCTACCGTATGTTTCAGAGCTCAGTGTGGAGACTGCTGTTTCTGTGCTGAAGACCAAAggacacacagtgacagtgccCGGAAACAGgcgagcagcattattttgaaagggaAGTACGTCACGAAGCCTACTGCATGGTCCACTGAATTTCGCTCAGTCTCACCGGTGACGTTTCTAGCggcagcagacagctgttttcagtaTGATGCAGCAGTATGCAACCTGCCCGGCACTAGACAATATAAAGAATAACAACTAGCAAGTGAACACAACATAGTATTTAGGAGCTGGAGAGCTCCTAAATGAATACTTTCATTACtccagtaataataataataatacacttcattaatagagcacttttcattgctaaaagcatccatcccacactctgtctgtcagatgcccCATGTCCACCCCCTGCGCACCATGTCCACCCCCATGGTGCGCATCGTGGTCCTGGAGGGctgaagggtgaaggttttgtttccgtAGCGGAAGGCTGGGTGACGAGGTGTGTGGTGAGAGTAGATCTTTGAGGCGGggggaggggcattgccatggatgcactgacagttgagtagggagattttgtaatcaatcctgaaagggacaggaagccagtggagtgagtgaaggacgggtgtgatgtggtcataCTTTCGTATCCTCCTCGGCATCCCagcggcgctgttttggacgtattgaagcttatgaatgctcttgccaggagtcccgatggggagagcgttgcagtagtccagccttgaggagacaaaggcgtggacgaggttttcggcatctgacagacagagtgtgggacggatgcttttagcaatgaaaagtgctctataaatgaaaatttgttattattattattactggaGTAACTGGTTCACCGGGTGGCCAGAAACATAACTTCACACGCATGCCAATGATGCTCGTcctctgctggatgtgtaaaccGGCAACTGTTTGGCGAGATGTCCACTACGCTAAATCAACTTTAAAAGGTCtgcgtgtgttgtgtttcccagCTTGCTGTGCTTCCCCCAGGTGGCCGAGAGCTTCATGATGTGATTCATGTAGAAATCAGTGAATCCCTCTTGGTGTACTGCACTTTAGTTACATCAAAGGGCACTTGGACGTCAAGTCAATTTATTACCCGAGAGGAATAGAACAGTGCACGCCATTCATTTATGATGTCTTCTCCAGCTCTCAAGATACAAGTTAAATCAATTTCAGTCAGCCAGCTGAAAAACAAGGCTGTTGATCAAGCAGAGAGAGCATAAGGGGAAGATTGTAAAGCACcatcatgggaaatgtataCGCTCACAGGTCCGGAAGACTATAAATTGGGATTTCGACTGCATTGGTTTATATTTGTTAATGTGCCCCTCATCTTTACGAAAGAGCAATACTGGAGTTCCCCTTTGAAGTTCATGACCTAATTGAGATAATTGAACCTAATAAGACATCGTGAACTGAGACACGATCCCCATGTATAAAGGAAAAATCCCAAAAGACCCAAACAGTTAGCTGTCAAATCAGAGAGACCGCAGAATGTATTTAAAATAGACGACGGAAAGGCTGAACGGCTGACAATGAAAGCGGCCCTCTCGGGGAGCTCATCCAACTGTTTTCTGAACTCACATGGCACAGACACATGTTGCAAAGCCGCCCGCGTCTGTTCACCCCACAGGCAAACAAGATTTATCCTTAACCTTTCCAAATCACTGAAGGAGGAGCAGACCTGGCGCACAGAGGAATGAAAGAGTTTAGATATTAGTGGTTTCCCCCCGCACTGCGGAGCACTGTTATCTATAACCTTTTAAAAGGCAAATGAGTGGTAATTCGTCCGGGACTTTCCTTACTTCCTTTATGGAGAGTATCTCCACCGTGAGGTACACTAACACTGCGACCACAGATTCCCGTCCCTGAGATAGCCCCGCTTTGCCGGTTGAAACAAAGATCTTCTTGTGCAAACGGAGGAGGGAGACGATCATGTGCTTGATATTATCTGTTTATGAAGTGGTAGTACAGTGGCCTTCTATGCTCCAACCAGCAGGGTCGACCTCCGCAGCCTCGTCTCCCACTGTTGTTTTGTACTTCTAATCAACCTGGAAGTTAAACGTATGTCTGAATGCCGCGacacagagaaggaggaggaggaggggggtcaactcctgtcctcctctggaCACGGATCACGTTTTCTAAATGTCAGTCGATATGTTTGAATTCCATTTTATATCTTGACCTTTCGGCACAGACTCGGTTGGCTGACGTCCGCCACAACTTCGAGGAACAAAATGAGCAATTTGCCGTGTTCTCGTCTGGGAGGGCTAGAGATCGATGACAAGAGCAGCAGTGGAGAGAGTGATCAGCGGTGAATCCTTTTGGGAGGCGGTATCAATATGTGTGCTGGTGTGACACTCAGTGGACAAAGTGTGTAACTCCTCGTGCAGTCAGCGCGTGAAGTGGATTGGATTCCCATGGATGAATAAATGCATGCATGAATTCATTCAATCTTTGAAATAACGCTGCCCTGCAGTTATTACATGCATTCAAAATCACAGATACCACCACTGTGGTACAACATGTGCTACTGTAAAGGACACTTTAAACATGCTTTGATATTTCACTGTGCCGTTTCAAGATATTTGCATTCGCTCATTCGAATACTGAAACAAAAGTTTTGTTGAGCTACCTTCTGTAAGGTGGCTATTTTTGTCTCAGTGAGAAATACAAGCGGATGGTTCCTTTACCACTTTCAACCAGTCATTCAAGATGTGCAGGATCCACATGGGTTTGTGAAAAGTCATTTAACATAGCCCATATGAATTTATTGTAcgttttgtgtgattttttttttaaggtgttgTGATGATCCAGTTCACCAGGGGATGGCAGTGTACTCAAAATCACTTTGATCCACAGTTCCAGCTAATGAATGAACaattaaaatgttcagaaaggtctttttctttctggttaGAAACtcaatttcattatttatcttAAAACCACATTTGACATGTTAAGGATCTGTCTAAAGTAAAGCCAAACTGATTCAGGATGTCGTAAGCAGTTTCACAGAACTCCTCAACTTTGACTATAATATCTGGTGACTGggcaaatttgattttaatgatttttttaaagcttcgTTCCGCCAAAGAACAAATTCTCTGGCACTGCCGTCCCTGCTCACAGGGCGGTCTCCCCGATTCTGATCTGACCTTCTCTTTGTCTTAATGAACAGTTCTTAGTATTTACTCCTACTGTACAGAAGCTTTAGTGTTGTCCTTCAGTTGTCAATTTGTGTGGGTAAATATTCTGATGGCCATCTACTTAAGTTTCAAAGTTCCTTGATAAAAGTGTTGTCAACTTTTGGTGCATAGCACTAAAACATAATCatcattatattaaaaaaaagatgaggcgGTTGCATTTAAGTCATTTATATATAATAGTAAATTAACGTTTCATTCACATAGAGGATGTAATCATACTGAACTGACAcaaatgttatttattaatCAAGCTATTATATATAACATGAAATACGGTTTACATGCAATATGGCAATACAGCAGCTTATGAACTTTTGTTGCATACAGTAAGATGAAACACTTGACATGACTGCATGGTCAATGTGAAGCTTCCGCTCTCTGTGGATTGGTTCAGCTtggcacaaagactggaaattTGGGGAAACCGAGGTAGCCTGGCTTTATCTAAAGATaaggataaaacaaacaatatgcaacatgagatgagattcaactttattgtcattacacatatacaagtatagagtaacgaaatgaggtttggcatctcaccagaagtgcaataagcagatgCTAATAAAGGAGTTTTAGAATTTCTGGGAAGTGGATTTTGTTACTGAGACAGAGCCCGGCACTGAGGCCGGCTCTTTCACAtctaacacaaacaaagaaagcCACTTAGAATATTTactgaactattcctttacAATATATTCTAGGGAATATTACAAATAATCGGTTcaggcagttaaaaaaaacaaaaacaggaacaaGAACATAATGACATATACTACTGATAAAAAGGTTGGGGTAATTACAATGTTAACTATGGagcaaaaaaattacaatcacAGCAGAATCATAGTCAATTTAAAGCAGAGTTTGGCCCTTCTCATTAATAATCTGCAAGATGTGCATCATAAACCTCGTGCCTTTTTAGGATTATACAGATAAACAGACTATTATGTATAAATTGCAACATAGTCTACAATACATTCATACGTTAATAAaccatatatatttatattgtcaTTTGACAGGCTGAATAACTTTGGGATACATTAGAATACCATTTACCACCATAATGATagtaaaataagataataaaaaatattgaacaaaTTGCACTctttaaatcaataataatcagTCTCCTGAGACATTTACCAAAAATTCTTTAATATCAGTCAACCATGCCTCATTTGTTCAACCTGTTTATGCCTTTCGTCCTATGTTTCTCTCAACTAGTTCCCTGACTCGTAGTGGGGGAACGACTCACCCTGAGCTCTTTAACATATCCCGCGGATGGACGTTTGACGACCTCCTGTCTGATTAAAGCAAATTAACTGTCAATCTGCCGGTGGTGCGCTTCAGCCTCTGAGCCCGTGACGGGCTTCAGCCTCTGAGCCCGTGACGGGCTTCAGCCTCTGAGCCCGTCACGGGCTTCAGCCTGTCTGTGTGATGCAGGGCCCTGGCTGTCGTCGAGTGGCGAAGGGAAACCAAGCGGCTGCGGAAACTCTctccagagaaaaaataaagcagtgGATCAAAGCACGAATTGGCAGCGGCCAGGCACAGAGACACCACCACAGACTTCTGCACGGCCAGCTTCTCCGAGCAGTCCTGCCCGAATGTATAGCTCAGGTAGATGGTACGCTGCACGTGGTAAGGCAGGAAGCAGACTAGGAAGGTCAACAAGACGATGACAATCATTCGGATGGCTTTGGTGGCTGTGCCCTGCTGTTGCCGCGAAGCACTCTTTCGAGACAGCAGGGTGTGGATTATGCCAGCATAGCAGAGCAGGATCACCAGGAATGGCAGGACAAAGCCGATCACCACAGACACATAGTTCAGCGCGACTAGTTTCTTCAGACCGTGACCCTTTGGAGGCTCGAAGCACTTGGTTTTATTTGTGGCATCGTCAATATGTTGGCCAGACATGAGAAAGGGAGAAGATAGAAGACAGATGAACACCCAGATGCCAAGACACACGAGGCGAGCGTGGTTCACAGTCACCAGCCGCAGGTTCTGCACTGGGAAGACAACGGCCAAGAAACGCGAGACAGACATGGCGACCATGAAGTAGATGCTGCAGTAGAGGTTTACATACAGGGTGTAGGAGCTGATGCGACAGAGGAAATCCCCCTGGTCCCATTGGCCCTTTCTGACATAGTAGAGGACTCGCAGTGGCAGTGTCATGACACACAGGAGGTCAGACACAGCCAGGTTCATCATGTAGACATGAAAAGGAGAGGTCTGGCGACTGGTTTTGATCAGCACCAACAGGGCGAGGCCGTTCCCAACGAGGCCCAGAACGGTGATGAGGGAGTAGGCGGTGGAGTAGACCTGGTTACGGAAGTCATCTATTGAAGGACAGTCCGCATATTTGCTCTCCGTGCCGTTGGTCAGATTGAGTTGCTCCATTTGTGGCGACACCTGCAAGCTgctgagaaaaaacatgaaaatgggAACATGAATCATGCTTAACACGAAAACCTGCACAGTGACTCCTGGGGAAATTGATTGTCGCATTTAAGATTGAGCAACTGCCACCTGTGTGAATCCAGTAGATGGGTTACATTCTGTGCGTACTGATgccaaatgatttatttaatcatCTTAATATCTAATCATCATGTCATAAGTAAATCAGCCTcaattgaaaatacaaaggTCATTTCTAGGAACATTTGTGTTGCTGTcataaataatagaaaacacattcaGTCGAATTAGAATCAACCGGACGATTGGTAAACTAATTTTTCTGTGTAACTCTAATGCACTTAGTATTGAAGAGTTGGTGTCCAAGTTATGAAACGTTCTCTTGACAGTGGGTAACAGTTACAGCTTCTCTCGCACAGTCTCATTAATTATCATCGGCGCAGCAGGACAGTCTCTATTCTCTCAGCAGCATGCGTTCAGCACCACCTGTGACGGTTTTAATGGTCCCCTGTAAACACAGTCAGGTAGGAACCAAAAGTAAGGGAAATGCTATGAAGAAACCTAAATACGCATGATAATATGTCTAAAAATGATCTAATAATATGTGCAATATTCCTAATTATATTGAATAACGAAATGATTTATTATGTACTAAAATTAATTCTAAAATAATATTACACAATGTAATATGCAACAGAAATAACCCagtatttaaacaaaatatatcattcattcagtcagtcatcCATTCAgtcattctctttcttttgagCTAGAGTTAAACAGCACGGGAAGCATGCACCATCCTATAATGTAAATGTCACTGCACTGCTCAAACAGTAGGCGGCATCATAAAATATTACCGTTGCATGCTTTTGCTTTAATTCTCTGTCGATAAATTCCCTTCAacaaaggccaaaaaaaaatatcatgcaATTTTTGCAAAAGTTAAAATTCCATTTGTGTGAGATCAGGCTCCAGCAAGTTTCCCCTTACCGCTGAGTTCCTGTCTGCTGACGGTGCAGCAGGTCTGTTGATCGTCTCTGACAGTGTGCACGACAGCAGCGTTGCCTCAGACCacgtctcctccacctctccttctcGTCTGCCAGCAGTGGTGGGAGGACTCTTCATAACCCTCAGTTGTTTGCAGGCTTTTCCGAGTAGGATTGGTCAGCATCTACATCATTAACCACGAAGCAACACCGTTATCACTGTATTAATGTAAAAAGAACTGATGGAGTAAAAAAGTCAGCACTTTAAGTTCTGCTCTTGTTACTTGGTTGCTCTCACTAGTCCCATGCCAATTGGTTATTTTCATAAATTCTCCTTGTCCTTCTATCAAGTTGGTAAGCCCCTACAAACCTAAATCTCTCTTGAGCATATTTCATCTGCACACAAGTTCAGTGACTTACAGCACAAACTACTTGTCTCATCATGTATCATCCTgtacctcctcctctgttgcttACATTCATTTGTCTGAcctgttttttctctcgcaGTATGTGTAAACTAGAAACAAAGTCAGACGGCGAGAAGTTGAGCAATCTTGTACTTTCtgacagatgggggggggggggatcttaaAAGTCTTGAGTACGGCAGGGCAAgactacatttttttaaatttacattaaatTAGGTTATGTTTGATGCATTGCTGATAGGCATAACCTTGAATAATACAAAGTAAGACATaacagaccaaaacaaaaagacaaattagtGTGACGcatcaaaataaacaagagaaagaaattaaatgaatacaaatatgtCAAAAGTCACATGTCATGGAGGAGTCATGATATTTATGAGGTCACATGATTTCTTGAATTGTACTTGGTGCTTTTGTCCAGGATAAGATAGGTCCCTCTTTAGCACTATGCCTCCGCCAGTGAAAGGTCATTATTTACAACATCATAACAACAGAACACATTGAGATTTTGTGGGAGTGTGCAGAGGTAAAATCAACATCCTTTTGCTGCTGTTAGGCCAGTCATGTTTATTCAGGCACAATACATTGGTGGTGCATGCAACTTCACATTTCAAAATCTTATGATAATAAGGAGCAAACCGTTTTCCACAAGAGGGCTAAATCTTTACAAGTCCGAGGATTGACAAATTCATGTTGTCAAGCTTGAGAGCTGCTAAACTTTGTTTCGTTGTCTTGATACAATGACAATACAGATCTATTCTTTTCTAAAACATGTGCATGGATGAGACAAAAAGTCGATCTGTACATAGACTGCATATTGGCGACAGAGTCAAGTTTAATTGAGAGTATTTTTTGGGAGTGATTACGTCCAGTGTAAGGAGTTCAGATTTACTTGACGTCTGTCATGTTAGGTAATCTGTTGGGTTTGGTGTAACTGCTAAAAGGAAAGTCAAGGATGAGAGGTCATAACCTATGATCTGATGGTGTGATGATAAAACTGAGAGATATAAAGATGCATGGGTCAATCACTCGTGACTGATTATTCCTCAGCAGTTCCTTTGTGTGTTGCTAATGACTCTGGTTTGCAGTTGGTAAATGGAGAGCGGATACTTCTGTGGAAATGGTCAAACTCATTTTCGCAGATGAAAGGCCCGTGTGGTGGGAGGGCAGGATAATGCATCTGTAACTCATTTAGTGGTTAGGCGCTGGCAAACATTCAAGCTTGCTCGGCAGCCGTGTGTATCAACACTAAAAGACTTTGCATGATCAGAAACGTATTACTCTATTAGCTTCATAGTGCACTAAGTgcactgaaaaataataattgcagTGTCAGAAAGCTCCAATAATTTGTTTTCACCCCTTTGAGAGATGCTGAAAGGGAATTTGTACTTTCTGATTAGTTCAATCTGAAGATCCCCGATCAGCCAGCGTGGAGCCACGATAATTTCACTTCTCTCTGCAAACTTAGTGAGTGCCTGTAACTTTCTTTGTATCACATAATGGTTTACCAAATGCACAGTGAGCGAGGTCTTAATTGGGACCTTAATAGTAGATCAAACAAGGAAACTGTATTGATCAAGTTAATcagtaattaaaacaaatctCACTTATAAGCGGCAGCAAATTCTTATTTGGGGGATTTACAGATTACGATGAAAAATTCTACATGTCAGCATCTACAGGTGGTAGCCAACAAACGGAGGTAGTGCTGAGAGCACGTCCTTGTCAGCCATGTGGGTTTGAAGTAGAGGTGCTTCACTGAGAGCCAGTTGATCGGTCACTGACATTTTCGTGTCAATGATTCCACAATAGTCTATAAATCATGAAATGTTGCCATTATTGATATTGTTAGTTAggtgacagagaagagagaagcaTTGGCAGTGTTTGTGGGTGGGAAGCTGGGGAGCGATCATGCCCTTGTATCGAGTACCTCCGGTTTGTCGGCCGTCTTTGTGCTTTGTGGTTCGAGTGGTTGGACTGCTGTGCTGACCTGTAGGAGAACAATGTGTTTCATTCTTGTGGCGTGCCTTAAAGACTAAGACGGGTCCAGTGACTCCATGTTTGCTAGTAAACTTCGCAAGGATAGCATTCTTGCACTATCCTGCCAAACACCAGTTTGCAGTGAGAATGTTTTCAAAATCCCTGCTTTTAGAGATATCTGCACATGGCAACTATGGCATGTCAGAGCAGGTTTTATGCTGGGCTCAGACTACCAAGCGGAGAGAGACAACAAGAACAAGCGCAGTCTCTGTATTATTCTGTGTTTAGCCGTGTGCATTCAAGAGAGTATGCAAATGGTGTGTTTTCATGGGTTCATTCCATGAACACGTGCTTTTGGCGATGATCTTAGTTgaatatatagaaaaataatgacCAGGCTAAGTCAAATTTAACACAGATTAAAGGagcaggaacagcagcagcattaagGGAAGTACCAAATGGAAGTGAATAACGTTGATCTCATCAGGTTTCATGCTGGGCTCCGACAACAGGAGCAAATTGGAAGATCCTCCTGCTGATTTAGAAAAATGCTTGCACATCTGAGCATCAGTTTTGAATTAGACCCCAGTACTCAGCAACAGGGAAACATATGGTCACCTACCAAATTACACTGATTGGCCAATAAAAGTTAATTGGTCACTTCATGCACACAAGTGTAAAGGTGAGTGGGGGTCTTGAACACTTGCTCCACCACATTGTATCTGTGTAAGACAGACATCAATCAATACACTCAAGCCTAAAATTATAGTAGGCCTGACGTAATATTGTGTTGAAGTAATGCATTTAGCTTGTTGTATCTTTGCATTTCCTGTTGTACATTTCCGTACTGCCTGTAATTGCTGCTTTAGCGCCTGGATTTCCTCTAGGGGATCAACAAAGTACAATCTTATCTTAACCTGTAAATTTTAATAGACTTGACATGACTGTTTTATAACGgcattatttacatttacattatttgCATCTACTTTGGCAGATCCGCTGCATATTAGAAAGATATGACAGTTCATTTGGCTGCAAACTCACAGCCGCGGGATTTTATTAACTGCTTTTTACAGTAGTTCAGTTATTATTTAGTTCGACATTTCTTCAAGAATCTGTTGAGGCAGCTCAATCAGTTGTATTGCAATTGAAGTGGAaaatggttacatttttttccccattgcacttgtaattttaatatattaaaactgttaaaaattTTCTTCAATAACTTATTGCAGTAATGGAAGTTTCCACACCAGGTCTCTTAACCCATACAACAGT from Scophthalmus maximus strain ysfricsl-2021 chromosome 9, ASM2237912v1, whole genome shotgun sequence encodes:
- the cysltr1 gene encoding cysteinyl leukotriene receptor 1 isoform X3, with amino-acid sequence MEQLNLTNGTESKYADCPSIDDFRNQVYSTAYSLITVLGLVGNGLALLVLIKTSRQTSPFHVYMMNLAVSDLLCVMTLPLRVLYYVRKGQWDQGDFLCRISSYTLYVNLYCSIYFMVAMSVSRFLAVVFPVQNLRLVTVNHARLVCLGIWVFICLLSSPFLMSGQHIDDATNKTKCFEPPKGHGLKKLVALNYVSVVIGFVLPFLVILLCYAGIIHTLLSRKSASRQQQGTATKAIRMIVIVLLTFLVCFLPYHVQRTIYLSYTFGQDCSEKLAVQKSVVVSLCLAAANSCFDPLLYFFSGESFRSRLVSLRHSTTARALHHTDRLKPVTGSEAEARHGLRG
- the cysltr1 gene encoding cysteinyl leukotriene receptor 1 isoform X2, producing the protein MQRLQVSPQMEQLNLTNGTESKYADCPSIDDFRNQVYSTAYSLITVLGLVGNGLALLVLIKTSRQTSPFHVYMMNLAVSDLLCVMTLPLRVLYYVRKGQWDQGDFLCRISSYTLYVNLYCSIYFMVAMSVSRFLAVVFPVQNLRLVTVNHARLVCLGIWVFICLLSSPFLMSGQHIDDATNKTKCFEPPKGHGLKKLVALNYVSVVIGFVLPFLVILLCYAGIIHTLLSRKSASRQQQGTATKAIRMIVIVLLTFLVCFLPYHVQRTIYLSYTFGQDCSEKLAVQKSVVVSLCLAAANSCFDPLLYFFSGESFRSRLVSLRHSTTARALHHTDRLKPVTGSEAEARHGLRG
- the cysltr1 gene encoding cysteinyl leukotriene receptor 1 isoform X1, which gives rise to MQRSLQVSPQMEQLNLTNGTESKYADCPSIDDFRNQVYSTAYSLITVLGLVGNGLALLVLIKTSRQTSPFHVYMMNLAVSDLLCVMTLPLRVLYYVRKGQWDQGDFLCRISSYTLYVNLYCSIYFMVAMSVSRFLAVVFPVQNLRLVTVNHARLVCLGIWVFICLLSSPFLMSGQHIDDATNKTKCFEPPKGHGLKKLVALNYVSVVIGFVLPFLVILLCYAGIIHTLLSRKSASRQQQGTATKAIRMIVIVLLTFLVCFLPYHVQRTIYLSYTFGQDCSEKLAVQKSVVVSLCLAAANSCFDPLLYFFSGESFRSRLVSLRHSTTARALHHTDRLKPVTGSEAEARHGLRG